Genomic window (Spirosoma sp. KCTC 42546):
TCCTTCAAGCATACGTTCAAAGGACAGGTAAAATATGGCCAGGGGTACTATGACTTTGAAGAAGGCGGATTAGCGTTTTTAGCACCCAATCAGGTAGTTACCATGTCTGGTGACGAAAGCAGCTATGATGGGTATTCTCTTTATTTTCATCCCGACTTTATCCGGCATTATCCACTTGGCAAAACAATCAGTAAGTACGGTTTTTTTTCGTACGCCGTTTCCGAAGCGCTGTTTTTATCCGACAGGGAAAAACAGATTATAGCGGCTCTCTTTGCCACAATCGCCACTGAGTTAGATACCAATATTGATAGCTTTAGTCAGGATGTGCTGGTCACGCAAATTGAACTCTTGCTAACCTACAGCAACCGCTTTTACAATCGGCAATTTCTCACCCGTAAGGCTGTTTACAACGATATGATCGCTAAACTGGATGGATATCTGGCATCGCGGCTCGGTACCCAACAATCCTTGTTAGCTGGCTTACCCTCGGTTAAGGAACTAGCAGACTATCTTGCCGTTTCGCCCCGGTTTCTAACCGATATGCTGAAGTCGCTTACCGGCCAAAGTACGCAGCAATACATCCATAATTGGCTGATTGAGCAGGCAAAAGATAGGCTAAGCACCAGTCGGCTAACGGTTGCCGAAATTGCCTATGAGCTAGGCTTTGAACATCCGCAGTCGTTCAATAAACTATTTAAGCAAAAGACGAACGTGTCGCCGGTAGAATTTCGGCTATCGTTTCACTAACTTTCATTGTATTTACCATAGAGGCACAGCGAACACAGCATTGTACTAAATCAATGCGAATAATGGGTTATTTTCATTGATTATCAAGTTGTTAAGTACCACAGGTACGGTAGGGTTATTAAGTTCTATCGTCTTTACCCCCCACCCCCTTCAGGGCAGGGCTGTTAAGTTCTAATAAGTTTAGTGAGTTCGTTGACATTACTGCCAAATTTTATTTGCCCCTCGGTAATCGAGTCGTGGCCCGCCTGGCGATGCAAATTCAACGCAATCGTACCCAGAACCGCTACATTGACTGCACCACGCTTGTGGCGGATACGGTTCGTATCTTCCCCACATACTACATCCTTGACCCAGTGAAGCTTTCTCAATGCCCCAGTGACCCCGAATACCCTGAGCAAAAGCAGCCGCATCTAGGCCTAAATCGCTCATAAAATAGGCATCCGCCTGGCTCAGTTGACCCTTCACCAACCGGTGGCGGTGCACATGCACAAAGTGGCTTAAGCCCAGCCAGGGTTGAGTTAGTGTCGTGGGCAGGGCGGCATACACCGCCACTTGCCAGCTACTTTGTCGGCCATGGGCTTGTTGATGCGTGGCAAATTGGCTTAGAGCAGGCTGGGTGGCTACC
Coding sequences:
- a CDS encoding AraC family transcriptional regulator, whose product is MKAENQKPYVFASISELMKRLEQPKPVHPLIALVNYDTTRVSLADAGASFSINFYKISFKHTFKGQVKYGQGYYDFEEGGLAFLAPNQVVTMSGDESSYDGYSLYFHPDFIRHYPLGKTISKYGFFSYAVSEALFLSDREKQIIAALFATIATELDTNIDSFSQDVLVTQIELLLTYSNRFYNRQFLTRKAVYNDMIAKLDGYLASRLGTQQSLLAGLPSVKELADYLAVSPRFLTDMLKSLTGQSTQQYIHNWLIEQAKDRLSTSRLTVAEIAYELGFEHPQSFNKLFKQKTNVSPVEFRLSFH